The proteins below come from a single Lentimicrobiaceae bacterium genomic window:
- a CDS encoding GxxExxY protein: protein MNRAELNRLHTKVFEAASDVFSEIGPGLDDQIYKSCLMHELRLKGLMFKRDVAFPVFYKDIKTNHEIKAEILVENQMFIELTNSPEITLLMISRLQSKLKIAGKRLGVIISFNVNNITEGYRKVVVNQP from the coding sequence ATGAACAGAGCTGAGTTGAACAGATTGCATACCAAGGTTTTTGAAGCCGCATCCGACGTTTTTTCTGAAATCGGACCCGGACTAGATGACCAAATTTACAAATCGTGCCTGATGCATGAGCTTAGATTAAAAGGACTCATGTTTAAACGCGATGTAGCATTTCCGGTTTTTTACAAAGACATTAAAACAAACCATGAAATTAAAGCCGAAATACTTGTTGAAAATCAAATGTTTATTGAATTGACCAATTCTCCTGAAATTACCCTGCTTATGATAAGCCGTTTGCAATCAAAACTTAAAATTGCCGGGAAAAGACTGGGAGTCATCATTTCATTTAATGTCAACAACATCACCGAAGGCTATAGAAAAGTAGTGGTAAATCAACCTTAA